A genomic region of Ensifer adhaerens contains the following coding sequences:
- the visR gene encoding transcriptional regulator VisR, with the protein MTHFLGGGRIDDEQKLARQGNRAARAATLVTRLQAMQRQINAKHFAVLRLNGKGTARKLTCVLDNWGLSAEANAHDLVSIYGEELIAHLDQSLLPVLWNGAGEHQAAEVFDLAPFAHRLKARNLSFSGIAFPVRLGAQGNGYVIFAGNYVDASTEQVVDLHGRSCMIMTDLLAADEKRMAPAETLSDREIACLQMAGDGHISEEIAERMGLSVHTVNAYLGAATTKLDSVNRIQAIAKAIRLGYIS; encoded by the coding sequence GCGGGCGGATCGACGACGAACAAAAGCTCGCCAGACAGGGTAATCGCGCCGCGCGTGCCGCGACCTTGGTCACGCGCCTTCAAGCCATGCAGCGGCAGATCAATGCCAAGCACTTCGCCGTGCTGCGCCTCAACGGCAAGGGAACGGCGCGAAAGCTGACCTGCGTCCTAGACAACTGGGGTCTATCGGCCGAAGCGAATGCGCATGATCTCGTCAGCATCTACGGCGAGGAGCTGATTGCCCACCTCGATCAATCCCTGCTGCCTGTGCTTTGGAACGGGGCAGGGGAGCACCAGGCGGCCGAGGTCTTCGACCTTGCGCCTTTTGCACATCGGCTGAAGGCCCGAAATCTATCCTTTTCTGGTATCGCCTTTCCCGTCAGGCTTGGCGCCCAAGGCAACGGTTACGTGATCTTTGCCGGCAATTATGTCGATGCCTCGACGGAACAGGTGGTGGATCTGCATGGCCGCAGCTGCATGATCATGACTGACCTTTTGGCCGCCGACGAAAAGCGCATGGCGCCGGCCGAAACGCTCAGCGACCGCGAGATCGCCTGCTTGCAGATGGCAGGAGACGGCCATATCAGTGAAGAGATTGCCGAGCGCATGGGCCTCTCCGTCCATACGGTCAACGCCTATCTGGGGGCGGCGACGACCAAGCTCGATTCGGTCAACCGCATCCAGGCGATCGCCAAGGCGATCCGCCTTGGCTACATCAGCTAG